The Acidobacteriota bacterium genomic interval CGGCCCGCTGGGTGAAGTTCGTCACCATCCTCGACAAGCAGAACATGCCGGGCCAGAAGCGCGAGCCCTGGTATCCCTGGCCCTACTACGAAGGCCTGCGCCTCGACGAAGCGCGCCACCCGCTGGCCTTCGTGGTGGTCGGCAGCTACGGCCACGCCCTGCCGATGCAGCACGGAGCCCCGCTGCGCCTCGCCCTGCCCTGGAAGTACGGCTACAAGAGCCCCAAGTCGATCGTCCGCATCGAGTTCACCAAGAAGCGTCCCGGCACCTTCTGGAACGATCTGCAGCCTTCCGAATACGGCTTCTTCTCGAACGTCGACCCGGGCAAGCCGCACCCGCGCTGGAGCCAGGCCGAAGAAACCGACATCGGCACCCGCGACGTGCGCCGGACGCTGCTCTACAACGGCTACCCGGAGGTCGCCGACCTCTACAACGGCAAAGAGGTCTGATCAGACTTCGAACTTGTAGCCCCGGCGATGCAGGGTGCGAAAGAAGACCGGCGACGAAGGCTCTTCTTCGAGCTTGTGACGGAGCGCCGAGAGGTGAACGTCGACGGTGCGCGACGCCACCTCCGCATCGTAGCCCCAGACGGCGTCGAGCAAACGCTCCCGGGACAGGACCTCGCCGGGATGATCGAGGAAGTAGCTGAGCAGCTCGAGCTCCTTGGCGGCGAGGTGCACCCGCCGGCCTCGGCGGCGCACTTCGCCCCGGCGGCGGTCGACCTCGACCTCGCCGAAGCGTTCGATCTCGGGCTCCGAGGCGGACTGCCGATCGAGCTCCACACGGCGCAGCAGAGCCTCGATCCGAGCCACCAGCTCGA includes:
- a CDS encoding response regulator transcription factor, translating into MSQAGGKPEVRHLLIIEDEADLAMMLRDRLEAEGFRVSEARSGEIGLELAAADPPDLVLLDLMLPGANGFEVCKALRRQRATTPIIMLTARGELSDRVLGLQLGADDYLTKPFEGLELVARIEALLRRVELDRQSASEPEIERFGEVEVDRRRGEVRRRGRRVHLAAKELELLSYFLDHPGEVLSRERLLDAVWGYDAEVASRTVDVHLSALRHKLEEEPSSPVFFRTLHRRGYKFEV